In Fibrobacter sp. UWB15, the following proteins share a genomic window:
- a CDS encoding folylpolyglutamate synthase/dihydrofolate synthase family protein encodes MQSPGMDYLNSRLMFGMVPGLESTRKLCNALGNPERSFKTIHIVGTNGKGSTSYYLAGILQAHGFKTGLFTSPHLVSLRERIRVNDIPISDADLDRLLLQVKAAAEQVQVEPTFFEVLTLVSFLYYAEQGVDVVSMEAGMGGRLDSTAVACGNIVVLTSIGLEHTEVLGPTESAILKEKMAIAEADSARGKTFIVGGLSESLLAEACAYASEHNAKCVVPTIRTDIKLPNLGHHYIENASLSLAAAESFVHSAGRVFDDSLALKTLETRSWAGRMQQLTDKNGVVRYILDGAHNSHAVRRLVETLAEYYPGTKFHCVFGALKDKDVGEMLKLMAPFVSHWHITKTPYPRFRELDDLRSELSNLGLKVASEGELSRKFLDQVAETASADNKNIPVLVTGSLYMIGETVQALKDDFDGLAFFRGLEPSTNEHR; translated from the coding sequence ATGCAATCACCTGGTATGGATTATTTGAATTCTCGGCTCATGTTCGGTATGGTTCCGGGGCTTGAATCGACTCGAAAACTTTGCAACGCTCTCGGAAATCCTGAACGCTCTTTCAAGACCATCCATATCGTCGGTACTAACGGCAAGGGCTCTACTAGCTACTACCTCGCAGGCATCTTGCAGGCGCATGGCTTTAAAACGGGGCTTTTTACGAGCCCGCATCTGGTAAGCCTTCGCGAGCGCATTCGTGTAAACGACATTCCCATTAGCGATGCCGATTTGGACCGCTTACTCCTTCAGGTGAAGGCTGCTGCCGAACAGGTGCAGGTGGAGCCGACCTTCTTTGAAGTCTTGACGCTCGTCTCGTTCCTTTATTATGCCGAACAAGGTGTCGATGTGGTTTCGATGGAAGCGGGCATGGGGGGCCGCTTGGACAGCACGGCGGTTGCATGCGGCAACATCGTGGTGCTCACGAGTATCGGACTCGAACACACCGAAGTCTTGGGCCCCACCGAAAGTGCCATTCTTAAAGAAAAAATGGCAATCGCCGAAGCGGACTCCGCTCGGGGAAAAACATTCATTGTCGGTGGCCTTTCCGAAAGCCTGCTCGCCGAAGCCTGTGCTTATGCGAGTGAACACAATGCGAAATGCGTTGTTCCTACAATCCGGACCGACATCAAACTCCCGAATCTGGGCCACCATTATATTGAAAACGCAAGCCTTTCTTTGGCCGCCGCCGAAAGCTTTGTTCACAGTGCGGGTCGCGTTTTTGACGATTCTCTCGCCTTAAAAACGCTTGAAACCCGTTCCTGGGCTGGCCGCATGCAGCAGTTGACCGATAAAAATGGGGTGGTTCGCTACATTTTGGATGGGGCGCATAATTCTCATGCGGTGCGTCGCTTAGTTGAAACCTTGGCGGAATATTACCCCGGTACCAAGTTCCACTGCGTTTTCGGAGCCCTTAAAGATAAAGATGTGGGCGAAATGCTTAAGTTGATGGCTCCATTTGTAAGCCACTGGCATATAACCAAGACTCCTTACCCGCGTTTCCGCGAACTGGACGATTTGCGCTCGGAACTCTCGAATTTGGGCTTGAAAGTTGCTAGCGAAGGCGAACTTAGCCGAAAATTTTTGGACCAAGTTGCCGAAACAGCCTCTGCGGATAATAAAAATATCCCCGTTTTAGTGACCGGTAGCCTCTATATGATCGGTGAAACGGTGCAGGCCCTCAAGGACGATTTTGATGGTTTGGCTTTTTTCCGTGGCCTTGAACCCTCGACAAACGAACACCGCTAA
- a CDS encoding endonuclease — MKSFGIILLLAVFIAIAWSRVDPTAAPKHYNYRDASKQLRRVYYGELQETLYCGCRYDDKKNVDFSSCNFKPRENPKRKSFKRAERIEWEHMVTAHNMGQHLPCWRDGGRKNCSANDTTFKIMEGDMHNLYPAIGEVNGDRNNFMYSQWTNDPEPMYGGCKTIVDFKLKKAQPREEARGIIARASLYMEKTYGVNLSKQDRKLFEAWDKMYPVTDKECERDRRIFKVQGDHNPFVYEKCEK, encoded by the coding sequence ATGAAAAGTTTTGGAATAATACTGCTTCTGGCAGTTTTTATCGCTATCGCGTGGTCGCGCGTAGACCCTACAGCCGCCCCGAAGCATTACAACTACCGCGACGCGAGCAAACAGCTAAGGCGCGTGTACTACGGCGAACTGCAAGAAACCCTTTACTGCGGATGCCGATACGACGACAAGAAGAACGTCGACTTTTCAAGTTGTAACTTCAAGCCGCGCGAGAACCCAAAACGCAAAAGTTTTAAACGCGCCGAACGCATCGAGTGGGAACACATGGTCACCGCCCACAACATGGGCCAGCACCTCCCCTGCTGGCGAGACGGTGGCCGCAAGAACTGCAGCGCCAACGACACCACCTTCAAGATTATGGAAGGTGACATGCACAACCTGTACCCCGCCATTGGCGAAGTCAACGGGGACCGCAACAACTTCATGTACAGCCAGTGGACAAACGACCCCGAGCCCATGTATGGCGGATGCAAGACCATCGTAGATTTCAAACTAAAAAAAGCTCAGCCACGCGAAGAAGCCCGCGGAATTATCGCCCGAGCCAGCCTTTACATGGAAAAGACCTACGGCGTTAATTTGTCCAAACAGGACCGGAAACTATTTGAAGCCTGGGACAAGATGTACCCCGTTACAGACAAAGAATGCGAACGGGACCGCCGTATTTTTAAGGTGCAGGGCGACCATAACCCCTTTGTGTACGAAAAATGTGAGAAATAA